A DNA window from Argopecten irradians isolate NY chromosome 10, Ai_NY, whole genome shotgun sequence contains the following coding sequences:
- the LOC138333368 gene encoding RNA-binding protein MEX3B-like isoform X2 translates to MLFEAAPFLKCSNPKLSTMPASLYSEMNPSASYEEQRALQLAFELSMMGLNGTEEENGSVGNSSSSSSGMDLDAARKRGSANMTECVPVPSSEHVAEIVGRQGCKIKALRAKTNTYIKTPVRGEEPVFVVTGRKEDVNAAKREILSAAEHFSQIRASRRNSSVSSVSSTTTPTNGTTLTTGPPSPNAPGQVTIQVRVPYRVVGLVVGPKGATIKRIQQQTHTYIVTPSRDKEPVFEVTGLTENVEKARQEIESHIALRTGGLMDSQNEDDFRSNGVDSGFHELNGSGEFNGYNKSPNGVNGTCAFNNMHNALNSSCPPPPQDTNIFSFPPVNTSTKISEFASNGNGFGNGFNGFNMYDNDEGIGGSPSFDPILPSSYMWGEYNDNRNSTLVSLFTSTSTNMPRRSSSLNGGHRLSPTLTDSPSPPHSGIGSGSDRSSPSPPSDHALVRRIRSDPLASVTTTIFGATPSTTFTPTSSEDASVISCTSALTVPPIASVVDVSLARNGGITCPVSVPTLNGRPRRQCFMCSESDIVAALVPCGHNLFCMECANLIVEKPQIERSCPVCQQAPTQAIRIFS, encoded by the exons ATGTTGTTTGAGGCAGCACCGTTTTTAAAG TGTTCGAACCCCAAATTGTCAACGATGCCAGCTAGCCTGTACAGTGAGATGAATCCAAGTGCGAGCTACGAGGAACAGCGCGCACTGCAGTTAGCCTTCGAACTCTCGATGATGGGGTTGAACGGTACCGAGGAGGAGAATGGTTCTGTCGGGAACAGTTCGTCTTCGTCATCAGGGATGGATTTGGACGCTGCAAGGAAACGAGGCAGTGCTAACATGACGGAATGTGTACCCGTACCAAGCTCAGAACACGTGGCCGAAATCGTCGGACGACAGG gaTGCAAAATAAAGGCACTGAGAGCCAAGACAAATACGTACATCAAAACCCCAGTTCGAGGTGAGGAACCTGTTTTCGTAGTCACAGGTAGGAAGGAAGATGTGAATGCCGCTAAAAGGGAAATTCTGTCTGCAGCTGAACACTTCAGCCAAATTCGTGCTTCACGTCGTAACAGCAGCGTATCATCAGTTTCCTCCACAACCACCCCAACAAATGGTACAACCCTAACTACCGGTCCCCCCAGTCCCAACGCTCCAGGACAAGTTACAATTCAGGTGCGTGTTCCTTACAGAGTTGTGGGCCTTGTTGTTGGTCCTAAGGGAGCCACCATCAAGCGAATCCAACAGCAAACGCACACATACATAGTCACCCCGAGTCGTGACAAGGAACCAGTGTTTGAGGTCACAGGACTTACAGAGAATGTGGAGAAAGCACGACAGGAGATCGAAAGTCACATTGCTCTCAGAACAGGTGGACTTATGGATTCTCAGAATGAGGATGATTTTCGCAGCAATGGTGTTGATTCCGGCTTCCATGAGTTGAATGGAAGTGGTGAATTCAATGGATATAACAAGTCGCCGAATGGAGTAAATGGGACGTGTGCGTTCAACAACATGCACAATGCCCTGAACAGTAGTTGTCCACCACCTCCACAAGACACTAATATTTTCAGTTTCCCGCCGGTGAATACTTCCACAAAAATCTCAGAATTTGCTTCCAAtggaaatggatttggcaatgGTTTCAATGGCTTTAACATGTACGACAACGACGAAGGGATCGGTGGCTCTCCATCATTTGATCCCATCCTTCCTTCCTCTTACATGTGGGGGGAGTACAATGACAATCGTAACTCAACTCTAGTCTCCTTGTTCACTTCCACCTCCACCAACATGCCGCGACGAAGCAGCAGCCTCAACGGTGGCCATCGACTCTCTCCCACCCTCACTGACTCGCCCTCACCTCCACACAGCGGCATAGGGTCAGGGTCTGACAGGTCGTCCCCCTCACCTCCAAGTGACCATGCCCTTGTGCGGAGAATCAGAAGCGACCCTCTTGCCAGTGTAACAACGACTATATTTGGAGCCACCCCCAGTACGACGTTCACTCCTACCTCGAGTGAGGATGCATCGGTCATTTCCTGCACCAGTGCTCTGACCGTTCCCCCTATTGCCTCGGTAGTGGACGTTTCCTTGGCCAGGAATGGCGGAATTACTTGCCCAGTTTCGGTACCCACCTTGAACGGCCGCCCTAGGAGGCAGTGCTTTATGTGCTCTGAGAGCGATATTGTGGCGGCCCTAGTGCCATGCGGCCATAACCTGTTCTGCATGGAATGCGCAAACCTGATCGTTGAAAAACCCCAGATAGAGCGGAGCTGTCCTGTTTGCCAACAAGCACCGACTCAGGCCATCCGCATCTTTTCGTAA
- the LOC138333368 gene encoding RNA-binding protein MEX3B-like isoform X1 — MSGQCELKLVLCSNPKLSTMPASLYSEMNPSASYEEQRALQLAFELSMMGLNGTEEENGSVGNSSSSSSGMDLDAARKRGSANMTECVPVPSSEHVAEIVGRQGCKIKALRAKTNTYIKTPVRGEEPVFVVTGRKEDVNAAKREILSAAEHFSQIRASRRNSSVSSVSSTTTPTNGTTLTTGPPSPNAPGQVTIQVRVPYRVVGLVVGPKGATIKRIQQQTHTYIVTPSRDKEPVFEVTGLTENVEKARQEIESHIALRTGGLMDSQNEDDFRSNGVDSGFHELNGSGEFNGYNKSPNGVNGTCAFNNMHNALNSSCPPPPQDTNIFSFPPVNTSTKISEFASNGNGFGNGFNGFNMYDNDEGIGGSPSFDPILPSSYMWGEYNDNRNSTLVSLFTSTSTNMPRRSSSLNGGHRLSPTLTDSPSPPHSGIGSGSDRSSPSPPSDHALVRRIRSDPLASVTTTIFGATPSTTFTPTSSEDASVISCTSALTVPPIASVVDVSLARNGGITCPVSVPTLNGRPRRQCFMCSESDIVAALVPCGHNLFCMECANLIVEKPQIERSCPVCQQAPTQAIRIFS, encoded by the exons ATGTCTGGACAGTGCGAATTGAAGCTGGTATTG TGTTCGAACCCCAAATTGTCAACGATGCCAGCTAGCCTGTACAGTGAGATGAATCCAAGTGCGAGCTACGAGGAACAGCGCGCACTGCAGTTAGCCTTCGAACTCTCGATGATGGGGTTGAACGGTACCGAGGAGGAGAATGGTTCTGTCGGGAACAGTTCGTCTTCGTCATCAGGGATGGATTTGGACGCTGCAAGGAAACGAGGCAGTGCTAACATGACGGAATGTGTACCCGTACCAAGCTCAGAACACGTGGCCGAAATCGTCGGACGACAGG gaTGCAAAATAAAGGCACTGAGAGCCAAGACAAATACGTACATCAAAACCCCAGTTCGAGGTGAGGAACCTGTTTTCGTAGTCACAGGTAGGAAGGAAGATGTGAATGCCGCTAAAAGGGAAATTCTGTCTGCAGCTGAACACTTCAGCCAAATTCGTGCTTCACGTCGTAACAGCAGCGTATCATCAGTTTCCTCCACAACCACCCCAACAAATGGTACAACCCTAACTACCGGTCCCCCCAGTCCCAACGCTCCAGGACAAGTTACAATTCAGGTGCGTGTTCCTTACAGAGTTGTGGGCCTTGTTGTTGGTCCTAAGGGAGCCACCATCAAGCGAATCCAACAGCAAACGCACACATACATAGTCACCCCGAGTCGTGACAAGGAACCAGTGTTTGAGGTCACAGGACTTACAGAGAATGTGGAGAAAGCACGACAGGAGATCGAAAGTCACATTGCTCTCAGAACAGGTGGACTTATGGATTCTCAGAATGAGGATGATTTTCGCAGCAATGGTGTTGATTCCGGCTTCCATGAGTTGAATGGAAGTGGTGAATTCAATGGATATAACAAGTCGCCGAATGGAGTAAATGGGACGTGTGCGTTCAACAACATGCACAATGCCCTGAACAGTAGTTGTCCACCACCTCCACAAGACACTAATATTTTCAGTTTCCCGCCGGTGAATACTTCCACAAAAATCTCAGAATTTGCTTCCAAtggaaatggatttggcaatgGTTTCAATGGCTTTAACATGTACGACAACGACGAAGGGATCGGTGGCTCTCCATCATTTGATCCCATCCTTCCTTCCTCTTACATGTGGGGGGAGTACAATGACAATCGTAACTCAACTCTAGTCTCCTTGTTCACTTCCACCTCCACCAACATGCCGCGACGAAGCAGCAGCCTCAACGGTGGCCATCGACTCTCTCCCACCCTCACTGACTCGCCCTCACCTCCACACAGCGGCATAGGGTCAGGGTCTGACAGGTCGTCCCCCTCACCTCCAAGTGACCATGCCCTTGTGCGGAGAATCAGAAGCGACCCTCTTGCCAGTGTAACAACGACTATATTTGGAGCCACCCCCAGTACGACGTTCACTCCTACCTCGAGTGAGGATGCATCGGTCATTTCCTGCACCAGTGCTCTGACCGTTCCCCCTATTGCCTCGGTAGTGGACGTTTCCTTGGCCAGGAATGGCGGAATTACTTGCCCAGTTTCGGTACCCACCTTGAACGGCCGCCCTAGGAGGCAGTGCTTTATGTGCTCTGAGAGCGATATTGTGGCGGCCCTAGTGCCATGCGGCCATAACCTGTTCTGCATGGAATGCGCAAACCTGATCGTTGAAAAACCCCAGATAGAGCGGAGCTGTCCTGTTTGCCAACAAGCACCGACTCAGGCCATCCGCATCTTTTCGTAA